A region of Notolabrus celidotus isolate fNotCel1 chromosome 4, fNotCel1.pri, whole genome shotgun sequence DNA encodes the following proteins:
- the LOC117811778 gene encoding putative nuclease HARBI1 yields the protein MACPFVNDPVDEGAALLRRELNIRREMIIRLCIDVLAFPYNYLFEWYRFTSQSIIYIHNLIRPYIRNITHRSRAFTSQQILCVALCFFANGSFLYNVGDAEHLSKATVCRAVRKVCLALKRLLNTFIVFPGHKPVRVIKEEFHRIAGFPSVIGCIDGTQIPITAPSHNEADYVNRKSIHSINVQIICDAAYIISNVEAKWPGSVHDSRMYRESNLSNRLQRGEFDGLLLGDRGYPCQPRLLTPYPDPEPGPQQNFNRAHCRTRARVEMTIGLLKARFQCLRHLRVTPERACDIIVACVVLHNIATI from the exons ATGGCATGTCCTTTTGTTAATGATCCCGTGGATGAAGGTGCAGCATTATTGCGCAGAGAATTAAATATTCGTCGGGAGATGATAATCAGACTGTGCATAGATGTTTTAGCATTTCCGTACAATTATCTTTTTGAGTGGTACCGTTTTACTTCACAGTCGATCATCTACATACACAACCTAATCCGTCCGTACATTCGCAACATTACCCACCGTAGTCGTGCTTTTACATCCCAGCAGATATTGTGTgttgctctgtgtttttttgcaaatgGGAGTTTTTTGTATAATGTTGGAGATGCAGAGCACTTAAGTAAGGCCACTGTATGCAGGGCGGTCAGAAAAGTGTGCCTCGCCCTGAAACGGCTACTGAACACCTTCATCGTTTTCCCTGGACATAAACCAGTCAGAGTCATCAAGGAGGAGTTCCACAGGATTGCAG gaTTTCCcagtgtgattggctgcatagaTGGCACACAAATCCCCATCACGGCTCCCTCACATAATGAGGCGGATTATGTTAACAGGAAGTCCATTCACAGCATAAATGTGCAG ATCATATGTGATGCTGCCTACATTATTTCCAATGTGGAGGCCAAGTGGCCTGGGTCTGTTCACGACTCAAGGATGTATCGTGAGTCTAACCTGAGCAACAGACTGCAACGTG GAGAGTTTGATGGCCTTCTGCTGGGTGACAGGGGTTACCCATGCCAACCAAGGCTGCTGACCCCTTACCCTGACCCTGAACCAGGCCCCCAACAGAACTTCAACCGGGCTCACTGCAGGACGAGAGCCCGGGTGGAGATGACCATAGGCCTGTTGAAAGCCCGTTTCCAGTGCCTACGTCACCTCAGGGTGACCCCTGAGAGGGCCTGTGATATTATTGTGGCATGTGTTGTTCTTCATAATATTGCCACTATTTGA